Proteins from one Ciconia boyciana chromosome 26, ASM3463844v1, whole genome shotgun sequence genomic window:
- the PAQR6 gene encoding membrane progestin receptor delta isoform X2 has protein sequence MLTIKLPQIFRVHQVPQIFWEDGIMSGYRHPKSSALDCVLSSFQMTNETVNIWTHFLPTWYFVWRFLVLSSSLDFCQEPYHWPLLIYLLLVCLYPFASSCAHTFSSMSARARHICYFCDYGALSLYSLGCAFAYGAYAMPDHWVSGVLHRYFVPAAAFNSFVCTGLSCYSRFPELERPRLSKVLRTAAFVYPFLYDNIPLFYRLFFCFWSNCAWNEAVAGYCYHLLFALLTGFLFASHLPERLAPGRFDYIGHSHQLFHICAVLGTHFQLEAILWDACSRRAWLRGRLPAPGLPGTFGTAGLALLGNAAIIGAFTAALPWAPGSSVSPPSVPTEAGRCRDL, from the exons ATCTTCTGGGAGGATGGGATCATGTCAGGGTACCGGCACCCCAAGAGCTCAGCCCTTGACTGCGTCCTCAGCTCCTTCCAGATGACTAACGAGACAGTCAACATCTGGACACACTTCCTACCGAcctg GTATTTCGTGTGGCGCTTCCTGGTGCTCTCATCCTCCCTGGACTTCTGCCAGGAGCCCTACCACTGGCCCCTGCTCATCTACCTGCTGCTCGTCTGCCTCTACCCCTTCGCCTCCAGCTGCGCCCACACCTTCAGCTCCATGTCGGCACGCGCCCGCCATATCTGCTACTTCTGCGACTACGGAGCCCTCAGCCTCTACAGCCTGG GCTGTGCATTTGCCTATGGTGCCTACGCAATGCCAGACCACTGGGTCAGCGGCGTTTTGCACCGTTACTTTGTCCCCGCGGCTGCTTTTAACTCCTTTGTCTGCACCGGCCTCTCCTGCTACTCCCG CTTCCCTGAGCTGGAGCGTCCCCGGCTGAGCAAGGTGCTGCGGACAGCGGCTTTCGTGTACCCCTTCCTCTACGACAACATCCCGCTCTTTTACCGG CTCTTCTTCTGCTTCTGGAGCAACTGCGCCTGGAATGAGGCTGTGGCCGGGTACTGCTACCACCTCCTCTTCGCACTGCTCACTGGCTTCCTCTTCGCATCCCACCTGCCTGAGCGCCTGGCGCCCGGCCGCTTCGACTACATCG GACACAGCCACCAGCTCTTCCACATCTGCGCCGTGCTGGGCACCCACTTCCAGCTGGAGGCCATCCTCTGGGACGCGTGCTCGCGCCGGGCCTGGCTGCGGGGCCGCCTGCCCGCGCCCGGGCTCCCCGGCACCTTTGGCACCGCCGGACTGGCCCTTTTGGGCAATGCCGCCATCATCGGCGCCTTCACCGCTGCCTTGCCCTGGGCACCTGGCAGCTCTGTCAGCCCCCCGAGCGTCCCCACCGAGGCTGGGCGCTGTAGGGACCTGTGA
- the PAQR6 gene encoding membrane progestin receptor delta isoform X1 — MLTIKLPQIFRVHQVPQIFWEDGIMSGYRHPKSSALDCVLSSFQMTNETVNIWTHFLPTWYFVWRFLVLSSSLDFCQEPYHWPLLIYLLLVCLYPFASSCAHTFSSMSARARHICYFCDYGALSLYSLGCAFAYGAYAMPDHWVSGVLHRYFVPAAAFNSFVCTGLSCYSRFPELERPRLSKVLRTAAFVYPFLYDNIPLFYRLFFCFWSNCAWNEAVAGYCYHLLFALLTGFLFASHLPERLAPGRFDYIGEQQPPQCLPVLRLQPPVPGATPGSRSWARSPSTQGDIGLSPWAGHSHQLFHICAVLGTHFQLEAILWDACSRRAWLRGRLPAPGLPGTFGTAGLALLGNAAIIGAFTAALPWAPGSSVSPPSVPTEAGRCRDL, encoded by the exons ATCTTCTGGGAGGATGGGATCATGTCAGGGTACCGGCACCCCAAGAGCTCAGCCCTTGACTGCGTCCTCAGCTCCTTCCAGATGACTAACGAGACAGTCAACATCTGGACACACTTCCTACCGAcctg GTATTTCGTGTGGCGCTTCCTGGTGCTCTCATCCTCCCTGGACTTCTGCCAGGAGCCCTACCACTGGCCCCTGCTCATCTACCTGCTGCTCGTCTGCCTCTACCCCTTCGCCTCCAGCTGCGCCCACACCTTCAGCTCCATGTCGGCACGCGCCCGCCATATCTGCTACTTCTGCGACTACGGAGCCCTCAGCCTCTACAGCCTGG GCTGTGCATTTGCCTATGGTGCCTACGCAATGCCAGACCACTGGGTCAGCGGCGTTTTGCACCGTTACTTTGTCCCCGCGGCTGCTTTTAACTCCTTTGTCTGCACCGGCCTCTCCTGCTACTCCCG CTTCCCTGAGCTGGAGCGTCCCCGGCTGAGCAAGGTGCTGCGGACAGCGGCTTTCGTGTACCCCTTCCTCTACGACAACATCCCGCTCTTTTACCGG CTCTTCTTCTGCTTCTGGAGCAACTGCGCCTGGAATGAGGCTGTGGCCGGGTACTGCTACCACCTCCTCTTCGCACTGCTCACTGGCTTCCTCTTCGCATCCCACCTGCCTGAGCGCCTGGCGCCCGGCCGCTTCGACTACATCGgtgagcagcagcccccccagtgcctcccgGTGCTGCGGCTCCAGCCCCCTGTCCCCGGAGCAACccctggcagcaggagctgggcaagGAGTCCCAGCACCCAGGGTGACATTGGCCTCTCACCCTGGGCAGGACACAGCCACCAGCTCTTCCACATCTGCGCCGTGCTGGGCACCCACTTCCAGCTGGAGGCCATCCTCTGGGACGCGTGCTCGCGCCGGGCCTGGCTGCGGGGCCGCCTGCCCGCGCCCGGGCTCCCCGGCACCTTTGGCACCGCCGGACTGGCCCTTTTGGGCAATGCCGCCATCATCGGCGCCTTCACCGCTGCCTTGCCCTGGGCACCTGGCAGCTCTGTCAGCCCCCCGAGCGTCCCCACCGAGGCTGGGCGCTGTAGGGACCTGTGA
- the BGLAP gene encoding osteocalcin, giving the protein MKPLVLVTLLALLTLGLCRRGLERGNGDQDSLCQAGGLGVRAGGCDESPKRRSRVRAQPARGLPEPTGRPDHSTPSLLAAADSSISADDSPSSEAFVSKRAGAEVVRRHKRNYVYDSSVYGAAWNPLEAKREVCELNPDCDELADHIGFQEAYRRFYGPV; this is encoded by the exons ATGAAGCCCCTCGTCCTGGTGACCCTCCTGGCCCTCCTCACCCTTGGCCTCTGCCGCAGAG GGCTGGAGCGGGGGAACGGGGATCAGGACTCCCTTTGCCAGGCTGGGGGGCTCGGGGTGAGAGCGGGGGGGTGCGATGAGAGCCCCAAAAGGAGGAGCAGGGTGAGGGCACAGCCTGCACGGGGCCTTCCCGAGCCCACCGGCCGCCCCGACCACTCCACGCCATCCCTCCTCGCAGCTGCCGACAGCTCCATCAGCGCAGATGACTCGCCCAGCTCCGAAG CCTTCGTCTCCAAACGCGCCGGCGCCGAGGTGGTGCGGAGACACAAGAGGAATTACGTCTATGACAG cagcGTCTACGGTGCCGCCTGGAACCCGCTGGAGGCCAAACGCGAGGTGTGCGAGCTCAACCCCGACTGCGATGAGCTGGCCGACCACATCGGCTTCCAGGAGGCGTACCGGCGCTTCTACGGCCCCGTCTAG
- the PMF1 gene encoding polyamine-modulated factor 1 — MGGLRASTNGSGAARRRWPMGGGGGAVGRLDMAAARSDAEEAAAGDGGPPAMAAPGRAQVFATVVDTFLEKLVAAGSYQRFANCYRCFYKLQPEMTRSIYDQFISQLQASIKEEIQEVKNEGNLEVLFDSLDRIVEEAKNREEPAWRPSGIPEEDVRSAMVPYLLKHRSYLRKVLKEKEEENRKVAESVLAGRDRIAELQQLIQARKHAWQAISKEQRELIMTFKEPQ; from the exons ATGGGCGGGCTCCGCGCGTCCACCAATGGTAGCGGCGCCGCGCGGCGGCGGTGGCCAatgggcggcggcggcggggccgttGGGCGGCTGGACATGGCGGCGGCGCGCAGCGATGctgaggaggcggcggcgggcgatGGCGGCCCGCCCGCGATGGCGGCGCCGGGCCGCGCCCAGGTCTTCGCCACCGTGGTAGACACcttcctggagaagctggtggcagCCGGGAG CTACCAGAGGTTTGCAAACTGCTACCGCTGCTTCTACAAGCTACAGCCCGAGATGACCAGGAGCATTTACGATCAGTTTATATCCCAGCTGCAGGCCTCCATCAAG gaggaGATCCAGGAGGTGAAGAATGAAGGGAATCTGGAGGTGCTCTTTGATTCACTGGATAGGATTGTGGAGGAGGCAAAGAACCGGGAAGAGCCTGCGTG GCGTCCCAGTGGGATCCCAGAAGAGGACGTTCGCAGCGCGATGGTGCCATACCTCCTCAAGCACAGGTCGTACTTGCGGAAAGTGctaaaggagaaggaggaagagaacagGAAGGTAGCGGAGTCTGTGCTTGCGGGGAGGGATAGgattgcagagctgcagcagctgatcCAAGCTCGCAAACATGCCTGGcag gcAATTAGTAAAGAGCAACGAGAACTCATCATGACATTCAAGGAGCCCCAGTGA
- the SLC25A44 gene encoding solute carrier family 25 member 44, translated as MEDKRNIPIIEWEHLDKRKFYVFGICMTMMIRVSVYPFTLIRTRLQVQKGKSLYNGTFDAFVKILRTEGTAGLYRGFLVNTFTLISGQCYVTTYELTRKYVSRYNNNNAVKSLVAGGSASLVAQSITVPIDVISQHLMMQRKGESMGRFKVQNQDGKRMLVFGQTKDIIVQIFKADGFRGFYRGYVASLLTYIPNSAVWWPFYHFYAEQLSSLTPKDCPHLLLQAISGPLAAATASTLTNPMDVIRARVQVEGKSSIILTFKQLMVEEGPWGLTKGLSARIISATPSTIVIVVGYETLKKLSLRPELVDSRHW; from the exons ATGGAGGACAAACGCAACATCCCCATCATTGAGTGGGAGCACCTGGACAAAAGGAAGTTCTATGTGTTTGGGATTTGCATGACTATGATGATCAGGGTAAGCGTTTACCCTTTCACGCTCATCCGGACACGGTTGCAGGTTCAGAAGGGCAAGAGCCTATACAACGGGACTTTTGATGCTTTTGTGAAAATCCTGCGGACAGAAGGGACAGCTGGGCTCTACCGTGGCTTTTTGGTCAACACTTTCACCCTGATCTCTGGACAGTGCTATGTGACAACATATGAGCTCACTCGAAAGTATGTGTCACGGTACAACAACAACAATGCTGTGAAGTCTCTGGTGGCAGGTGGCTCAGCCTCCCTGGTGGCCCAGAGCATCACGGTGCCCATCGATGTGATCTCCCAGCATCTCATGAtgcagaggaagggggaaagcaTGGGCAGGTTTAAGGTGCAGAACCAAGATGGCAAGCGGATGCTGGTCTTTGGCCAAACCAAGGACATCATTGTACAGATTTTCAAGGCCGATGGCTTTAGAGGCTTCTACAGGGGCTATGTGGCCTCGCTGCTCACCTATATTCCCAACAGTGCAGTCTGGTGGCCCTTCTACCACTTCTATGCCG AACAGCTTTCTAGCTTGACTCCTAAAGActgtccccatctcctcctgcaAGCTATATCGGGGCCACTTGCAGCCGCAACAGCTTCCACGCTCACCAACCCCATGGATGTCATCAGGGCTCGGGTTCAG GTGGAAGGCAAGAGCTCCATCATCCTCACCTTCAAACAGCTCATGGTGGAGGAAGGTCCCTGGGGCCTGACTAAAGGCCTCTCTGCCCGCATCATCTCAGCCACTCCTTCCACCATCGTCATCGTGGTGGGGTATGAAACTCTGAAGAAGCTGAGCCTCCGTCCGGAGCTGGTGGATTCGAGACACTGGTAG
- the SEMA4A gene encoding semaphorin-4A gives MVLGPSRGASLPPPAMPAAALRLLCGVVMPAAMLCAEPLPRITFPSGDPRRTLTHFSQDNVSHYDILLLHGSEEELYVGARDRVLALTVGTPGSIRAKASIMWGPTAEKTSECAFKKKSQETECFNFIRVLVALNQTHLYVCGTYAFSPACTYIHLENFTLMSSGRGQPFLDGKGQCPFDPQHTYTALLVDGELYAGTMNNFQGNEPIISRSLGSRTLLKTDAFLRWLSADAAFVASFSIPGNDKVYFFFEETADEFDFFERLLVPRVARVCKSDVGGDKVLQKKWTTFLKAQLMCSQPGHFPFNVIHHAFALPRHDGGADFYAVFTSQWQAGRAGSAAVCAYSLEALEEVFEGKYKELNKESSRWTVYGGPDMSPRPGSCYMGASSDKALTFMKDHFLMDGKVSPTQGQPLLVKTDVTYTRIAVDETRGISGVTYRVMFLATAEGFLHKAVELPGGPHIVESIQLFGTPEPVKNLLLAPGKGFLYVGYSGGILQVPLANCSLHRSCAECVLARDPYCAWHSLEGSCQPARAATTEDTSAWLQDVETGSPATVCHRERRVATPRAWGPPEDPAAERLSPPLNAVVRLPCPRRSALATYSWQQPAGQGGRGDTTLLPDHTLVVIMQRGTAGTYKCQATENGYTWTVAHYQLRDPSGAAPQPDRLTEEGLAWGSSTPGTSQSYWPQFVTVTVLLAVTLAAAACLALLAYRDQLKARSKVQGCSAPHSPPSQHREKEPLNGGSGEPPAPVVPTEEEEEEEGSNACCLQLDGDIDADNNRVRVPAGDTA, from the exons ATGGTGCTGGGACCCTCCAGGGGTGCATCCCTGCCGCCCCCCGCCATGCCCGCAGCTGCCCTCCGCCTGCTCTGTGGTGTGGTGATGCCGGCCGCCATGCTCTGCGCCGAGCCCCTGCCCCGCATCACCTTCCCCAGCG GGGACCCCCGACGGACCCTGACCCATTTCAGCCAGGACAACGTCTCCCACTACGACATTCTCCTCCTGCATGGGAGCGAGGAGGAGCTGTACGTGGGGGCGCGTGACCGCGTGCTGGCCCTCACCGTCGGCACCCCAGGCAGCATCCGTGCCAAAGCCTCG ATAATGTGGGGACCCACGGCCGAGAAAACCTCCGAATGTGCTTTTAAGAAGAAGAGCCAGGAG ACCGAGTGCTTCAACTTCATCCGGGTCCTTGTGGCCCTCAACCAGACCCACCTCTACGTCTGCGGGACCTATGCcttcagccctgcctgcacctaCATC CACCTGGAGAACTTCACGCTGATGTCCAGCGGCAGAGGACAACCTTTCCTGGACGGGAAGGGCCAGTGCCCCTTTGACCCCCAGCACACCTACACGGCCCTGCTGGTGG ACGGAGAGCTCTACGCCGGCACCATGAACAACTTCCAGGGCAACGAGCCCATCATCTCCCGCTCGCTGGGCAGCCGGACCCTGCTCAAGACGGACGCCTTCCTCCGCTGGCTTTCGG CCGACGCCGCCTTCGTGGCCTCCTTCAGCATCCCTGGCAATGACAAGGTCTACTTCTTCTTCGAGGAGACGGCCGATGAGTTTGATTTCTTCGAGCGGCTCCTGGTGCCGCGGGTGGCCCGCGTCTGCAAG AGCGATGTCGGGGGGGACAAGGTGCTGCAGAAGAAGTGGACGACGTTCCTGAAGGCCCAGCTGATGTGCTCGCAACCCGGCCACTTCCCCTTCAACGTCATCCATCACGCCTTCGCCCTGCCCCGCCACGATGGCGGCGCCGACTTCTACGCCGTCTTCACCTCGCAGTG gcaggcgggcagggcgggcagcgcaGCCGTCTGTGCCTACAGCCTGGAGGCTCTGGAAGAGGTCTTCGAGGGCAAGTACAAGGAGCTGAACAAGGAGAGCTCCCGCTGGACGGTCTACGGCGGCCCCGACATGAGTCCCCGGCCCGGCAGC tgCTACATGGGTGCCTCCTCCGACAAAGCCCTCACCTTCATGAAGGACCATTTCCTAATGGACGGGAAGGTGTCACCCACCCAGGGGCAGCCGCTGCTGGTGAAGACGGACGTCACGTACACACGCATCGCGGTGGACGAGACTCGTGGCATCTCGGGAGTCACCTACCGCGTCATGTTCCTGGCCACGG CGGAGGGTTTCCTGCACAAAGCGGTGGAGCTGCCCGGGGGTCCCCACATCGTGGAGAGCATCCAGCTCTTCGGAACGCCGGAGCCGGTGAAGAACCTACTGCTGGCCCCAGGGAAG GGCTTCCTCTACGTGGGCTACTCCGGTGGCATCCTCCAAGTCCCGTTGGCCAACTGCAGCCTGCACCGGAGCTGCGCCGAGTGCGTGCTGGCGCGGGACCCGTACTGCGCCTGGCACAGCCTCGAGGGCTCCTGCCAGCCGGCCCGCGCCGCCACCACCGAGGACAC GAGCGCGTGGCTGCAGGACGTCGAGACGGGGAGCCCAGCCACCGTGTGCCACCGCGAGAGGAGAGTGGCCACGCCCCGAGCCTGGGGGCCACCGGAGGATCCCGCCGCAGAGA ggctcagccccccgCTTAACGCCGTGGTCCGCCTGCCGTgcccccgccgctccgcccTGGCCACCtacagctggcagcagcccgCTGGccaggggggccggggggacacGACGCTGCTGCCTGACCACACGCTGGTGGTCATCATGCAACGGGGGACTGCTGGCACCTACAAGTGCCAGGCCACTGAGAACGGCTACACCTGGACCGTGGCCCATTACCAGCTACGGGACCCCAGTGGGGCGGCCCCCCAGCCGGACAGGCTGACTGAGGAGGGCTTGGCCTGGGGGTCCTCAACCCCCGGCACCTCCCAGTCTTACTGGCCCCAGTTTGTCACCGTCACCGTGCTGCTGGCCGTGACGCTGGCCGCTGCCGCCTGCCTGGCCCTCCTCGCCTACCGTGACCAGCTCAAAGCCAGGAGCAAGGTGCAGGGGTGCAGcgcaccccacagccccccatcccagcaccggGAGAAGGAACCCCTCAACGGGGGGTCCGGAGAGCCCCCGGCACCCGTGGTCCCcaccgaggaggaggaggaggaggaaggctccaACGCTTGCTGCCTCCAGCTTGATGGGGACATCGATGCTGATAACAACAGGGTCCGTGTCCCGGCGGGTGACACGGCGTGA